In Canis lupus dingo isolate Sandy chromosome 1, ASM325472v2, whole genome shotgun sequence, a single genomic region encodes these proteins:
- the PTH2 gene encoding tuberoinfundibular peptide of 39 residues yields METRQVPRSPRMRLLLLLLLLLVPWGHRSASGVALPPAGVLSLRAPGRAWAGPATPLSRRSLALADDAAFRERARLLAALERRHWLNSYMHKLLVLDAR; encoded by the exons ATGGAGACCCGCCAGGTGCCCAGGAGCCCCCGGatgcggctgctgctgctgctgctgctactgctggtGCCCTGGGGCCACCGCTCAGCCTCAGGAGTCGCCCTGCCCCCCGCTGGGGTCCTCAG CCTCCGCGCCCCCGGCCGGGCCTGGGCGGGACCGGCCACCCCGCTGTCGCGGCGGAGCCTGGCGCTGGCGGACGACGCGGCCTTCCGGGAGCGCGCGCGGCTGCTGGCCGCCCTCGAGCGCCGCCACTGGCTGAACTCGTACATGCACAAGCTGCTGGTGCTGGACGCGCGCTGA